In Coffea arabica cultivar ET-39 chromosome 9e, Coffea Arabica ET-39 HiFi, whole genome shotgun sequence, the genomic window GCGCAgggatttttggcatttttgattaacacccccacagataagttaaaagtggaagacgtggccgtagtgagggaatttccagatgtatttcctgatgaacTAGTAGCTTTACCTCCAGAACGGGAAATAGCATTTCAAATAGATTTGTTACCTGGAActgcacctatctcaaaaaccccttaccgaatggcgcctgcggaacttaaggagcttaagttgtaattacaagatcttttggagcggggattcattcatgagagtgggtctccttggggagctcctgtcctgtttatgaagaaaaaggacggaaccttgaggatgtgtattgactaccgAGGCCTAAACAatgttacgatcaagaataagtatcccctgccccacatcgacgagttgttcgaccagctgcaaggagcagtggtcttctcaaagttggacctccgacaaggatactatcagttgttgattaggaaggaggatataccgaaaactgccttcaactcgagatacggacattacgagttcgccgttatgccttttggactgaccaatgctcccgccgccttcatggacctaatgcatagggttttcaaaccctatctagaccgatttgtcgttgtgttcattgatgacattttggtctactctaagacacgtgaggagcatgaggagcatttgagagtggtattgcagacattgagggaacatcagctgtacgccaagtttagtaaatgcgagttctggttggagaaagtagcatttTTTGGTCatgtgatctcccacgaaggtatttcggtggacccggcaaaggtagaggccgtgacaaattggaagaggccagaaacccccacggaaattcgtagctttctagggctagcggggtactaccgaaggtttattaaggatttttccaaactggcaggacctttaactgacttgacaaagaagcatggccagtttatctggaacggccgatgcgaaacaagttttcaggaattaaagaaaagattgaccatggctccggtactggtcttgccaaatggcgTGGATGGGTTCGCGGTGTACGCAgatgcgtcgcgagaaggcctggggtgtgttttgatgcagaatcGGAATGTGATTTCATTTGCCTCTAGGAAGCtaaagcttcacgagcagaattacccgactcacgatctggaattagccgcagttgtctttgcactgaaaaagtggaggcattacctatatggggtgactttcgaagtgtattcggatcacaaaagtcttagatacctcttttcccagaaggaattaaacatgaggcaacgaaggtggatggaatttctggaagattacgactgtacaatcaattaccatccggggaAGGCAAAtatggtagcagatgccttgagtcgtaaggtacaagtagcagggctaatgattaaggagtgggatttgctagaatccgtgtgcgagtggaaaccctgtctagagtgccataaggtgatatttggtaatgttagggttacctccactctactggaatgtattaaagaggcacaaaaagaaGATGTGATGGTaaagaagtggagagagaaagtggaaaagggagaaacttcggacttcaatttgagtcctgaaggCATTTTGAAGTATCGAAACCGACTAGTGGTACCAAAGGATGAGTCGTTGAAAGCagagattctggaggaagctcatcggtccaagtatacaatccatccgggcagcagcaagatgtatcaggacctgaaagggacttattggtgggacaacatgaagagggaaattgctcaatacgtacaaaagtgtctcatttgtcaacaagtgaaagcggaacatcagaaaccatcgggtttattacaacccttggagatacccgagtggaagtgggaaaacatcacgatggacttcgtttcaggtttaccgaggatgcaaagaggacacgatgccgtttgggtgatcgttgatcggttaaccaagtcggctcatttcttgccggtgaacatgaagtattcaatggacaagttggcccgactgtacatggacgagatagtaagGCTACATGGTGTGCCGGTAAGCATTGTCTCCGaccgggatccacggtttgtatctcggttttggcagaagtttcaagaaaccttgGGGACTAAACTgaatttgagcacgacctatcatcctcagacggatggacagtcagagcggacgattcaaactctcgaggacatgctacgaacttgcattctggatttcggaggcaactggggtcaacacatgaccttggtagagtttgcgtacaacaatagcttccattcgtcgatccaaatggctccgtatgaagccCTATACGGACGCAAATGCCGctcgccgatttactgggatgaagttggcgaaaagaaagctttagacccggcaactattccatagatggaagaggctcaagagaaagtcaagttgatacggcaacgacttcaaacagctcaaagtcgacaaaagagttacgcggataatcgaagaaaagacttggagtttgaagttggagaccacgtatttctcaagatcacaccattacgaagtcttacaacgggtaaaggaaagaagctccaaccgcggtacgtcggaccctacaagatccttcagagggtaggagcggtcgcgtatcgattggaactaccgtccagtctctctcgaatccacgatgtatttcacgtctcgatgctaaagaagtaccatcctgacccatcccatatattgcaaccggaggatatcgaagtagatgaatcactggcctatgaagagaaaccggtccagGTACTTGATCGGAAGGTCAAAGAGCTTCGCAACAAGAAAATTCCATTAGTAAAGGTGctgtggagaaaccacggagttgagggagctacttgggaaatggaagaggaaatgcgaaagaagtatccaaaccttttcgggaattgaggtgagaaatttcgaggacgaaattcttttaagggggagagagtgtgagaacccagatttgccctaatattttcctagggtttttcccccccttaaatttcatgttttctgcattttctggcctaggaatattttcttggtgaattttatgagcaattatgggttttagatgctttttctagtattggagaatttttagaaaattaagaatatatattggacgtgggacccactagtgcggaaagttcggaaaaattcggccaatacggttaagtttcggatactgtgaaaaatttatcgggtgtttagagataagtagagtgggtgaaatgattgatgtgagaggtaaaagaaaagataggattgcatttatgagagtgacaagtgtcacatagttattggatttgacttaagaatgactattcactattttgacttttgacccaaggaagtaaatatctcaaaaattcacaaaaattaccattttcttaccttgtgttggccggctctctctcttgcaagaaggaaggaaattcttcaactttctagcttccatttcactcaatcttccacaactaatcacctagaatagattctactccataaaaacctttcttctagtgctagtaagtagtttggtggagtttgtttgaagagctaaggtgtccaacatctctctctctcttaatttcttggtaagtgatgcttgaacaccctactacacctaatgatgtttatgttatgcttagaagtagcttggGTGAtggtatatgtgatttatttcttggtttgaagtgatttggttgagttttttattttttgaggaattttctggtttcatatgatcttgatggtgtggttgtttttgatggttggtaataaggggctttgactctagtgggtgtgaattgttgataaatgcaatcaattttgggtttggaatgaaatgtgaaaagttagggttcatgaacccctattctgtccgaaattttaggtcatagatagaggccgaattggactttgctcaaaacatgaaagttgtaggtattgatgagtatgaagtgcctgcaaaatttcagggcatttggagtagtatagagtgagttatgcgtttttactgttgctgtttttggtgaacagaatgtccgaactgcgataattggtttggattttgttgttggtgtcttctgatgaaatgtagcttgatgtcttagctttcatatgcctttggaatcaatgcatttggacctgtttaggcTGAGatagactgattacagttttgtgtgatttgggaacctgcaattacggttctagcttggttttctgcatttttgacctagttgtgctaggatttggactgagaggccttcttcattgttgtatccctgtttcatagcttcgaaacggtgggtcttacacccccatccgataaccgtagtgaatttgacgccattaccgcataataagggcaaaacagtttttctattcggggccaaggcTAGTGCtacttctaatttctggtttgcttatcATGCTtgtttatgtatatgaaaccctattgggttgTGATTAGTGTTGATtcatgactcgttatcgagtcttatggtaattgtttacttgttctaggaggaaacggtggtgcacgacgttcgtttaacgacggtgcatgaaacatcattttatcgattggtgagtatactactcacttggatttataatgtggctttgctctatgtgattgtgatgccttgaaggcttgtttgactattggaaatgattagggtgagggtgtacttaaCCGCCCTCATTCATTTTATTCTTGTGACCGattgtttaccgttttactgtattactgtactgctatatgaattcttggatttcattcatgaaaattgtttgggtgttggttggacgagtatccaacggccctactgtactgagctcaaccccgttggcattcaattgaatcgagccagcgagggcttggtcatgAAAATTGACTCGCCACGGGGACTgcaatgggaatcttgtggtaatgagacccttggttccggtgtactcgagtattaccaaaatgactgaatggagtgcgggcccggttggggtatgatgggtggaaggaatggaagtgaagtgaagtctacggtttggtacttttaacattgacggagggtcaatgaggttggatcaagaatgtaagcgtggaaatgggctcttgagagccgaccgtatccttttactgaattgttttacttcttatttgaatatttgcaatGAACGATTATGCTCAAGTGATCTGGGttgattgtgtgatagttgctcactgagctttagctcacaccattccatttgttttccttacaggaaaataagcacttttggaagctcatacttgttggttgccaaattgagccttGTATATGTCTCTTTTgtagctctttgcatgaaaccctaatgtgtattgggttcattgtttgaatggcaaaccgaatatgtgtatTCCTTATGTATCGCTTTTGACATGCCAATGTGGTTGTAAACGTTGAATTGCTATGTATTAAGGTTTGGTGGGATCTCGGATTCCACTATTCCAGGCATGATTCATCGTATTCACTTTCCTTcgtattttgttattttggttcttgtggcttgttcgagcgcgcttttattttcccgaaacgttctagatcgcgtgtaactgcccgtagtcctggcgagagctgggcaggcagtccactaacccctttggttcgccttaggggaaggtggggctgtcacagacagcagtaatgatgatgatgacaatGGTGACAATGGAGATAGAGGGAACAATTCTTTCAAGCATACTGGTGGTTACAATCAAGATAGCCAACAAACAGGAGGCATGTCATGGGCTCAAGGACAAGATAATTATTATGTCACTCAAGATACTGATCATGGCTATCGTCCTGGTATAGAACCACAACGTCAATTCCTCAATTATTTAACTCAATTTTCAAGTGAGGATAATTTCTCTCACCATTCAGGGTCACAAAGATACAGAGGAGTCAATGATCAGATGCAAAATTTGGGTATACACCCAACCTATGAGCATGAATCTAGTCAAAACTGCAGTACTAGTCAATTGGGATATGGCTATGACCAATCATATGGAATCACTCCTGACTATTACCATGGATATCGGCCATTTGATGGATCTGGACAGGTCGAAAGGTCTACTAGCATTCATGGTAGTGGatactatgaaaaagaaatagataAATCTCATGATGGTTCTTCTTTTGATTCCAATAATATTGGATTTTATGGTCATGATTCTACTGCATCATATGGTACTAGCGATAGTGTTAACTATCGAGAGTTTGGATACTACCATCATAATCAGCAATTCATCTCCAATCCAGAAGTTCTTCCGTCTAATGATTATGGAACATCTAGTCAATTCTCGCATCCTGTAAATACACCAGATAACTCGTATACATTACCTACTCAAGGTCATGTACCACTTCCACATCTGTTTTACCATGCATCGAGAAATgaggatgattttgaaccacatcgTCATTCTACTTGGTATTAACATGTACGAAAATATAAAGTACTAGTTATCTTTTTACAAATTTGCCTTTTATCTAATatgatttctttttatttttggcagGAGATTGATCAAAATATTCCAATTTTATGCTATAAATAAATCTTTAGTTTGTATTGTTAATGGTtgatgttacttttgaaattattagttttaaagtTGTGGTCtatgttattttgattttatttgtgaTGCCATTGTCTTAAATAATTGAAAGTACTTattgtgtttaatatgtataaaaatagtacattttacaaattttcttttgttatttttttattatttttgtttagcatactttttttatattattaacaaattttagaatattaaattcCTTAAAATTTACGTTTCACCAAGACCGCGACCGATATACCGAGACCAATGTGGAACGTTCTGGGCCGCGACCGCAACTTTGAACCATGCTCTGAAGCGGAAGGAATTGAACCAATAGATACACGAGAAAAGCAACATGGATATTGTAAACCTGCAGGCCAAATCCCAGAGCAAAAAGAGGCCAAGGAAAAGCTAGCTCTGGATGTTTAAGCAGGAATGACTCCAAATAAAACGGTTGTTGAGGTAGTCAGAATTTCAAAGATAGAAGAGATTTCACCAACAGGTGAAATGGGGGATTTTAGAAATGAGAGATCCATCCCTGGACCAGAAGTTCTATTTCTGATCCCGAAGGAATAATTCACGAATATCAAAGTATGTACTCTGAGTCTGGCGATAAAAGAGTTAATCCAATGAAGACTAAACCACTTATGAATCTGAAAAGACGTCTGTTTGCCAAGTCTTCTTCAAGAAGTGTCTGGGAGCTCCAAAAGTGGATTCATCAAGAAAAGATGATATAAGTTTGACTCAAGGTGATGAAGAACCGAGAATTAGATGCATGGTACAGAAGATAATTGAATGCCTGGAAGATGATAAACACAGAAGAATTGGCATCTACGGAAATGGTGGAATTGGCAAGACAATCGTAATTAAGGCTTTGTTTTCAGCTCCTGAAATTAAagataaatttgatttttttattcaaGTGACCATCTCAAGATATTGGAGTAGGAAAAAGATTCAGCTTGAGATTGCAAGACAGATAGAGCTCAGCATGGAAGACATTCAATCAGCAGATGAACTTGCAAGCAAGTTATTTCATGCACTACAAAGCAAGAAATTTTGCTGCTACTTGATGACGTATGGGACAGTATTAATTTGATGGCACTAGGTATTAATTTGGAGAGCCATTCTAGATTAGTGGTGGCAACAAGGTCAGTTCATATTTGTAAAAACGTCGCCTCAGATCGACAGATAGAAGTAGGTGCCCTTTCTTGGAAAAAAGCTTGGAATCTATTCCAGGAACAGGTAGAAGGTGTCATTAACTCCCCCAGTGTAAGGCCTCGTGCAGAAGTAATAGTTTCAGAATGTGGTGGTTTGCCATTGATGATCATTGTTATTGGAAAAGCCTTGGCTACGGAAATTGATGTCTCGGGCTGGAGGCTTGTGATGAGTAATCTTTTATCAGTTACTGGATTAGAATCTGGTGACATTGATGAAGCTCTATTCCAGAAGCTAAAAGTTGGTTATGACAAATTGCATGACTATGATTTGAAATGCTGCTTCCTGTACTGTGTCTTGTTTCCAGAGGATCACAACATTGAAATAATTGAGCTTATCAACTATTGGATCCAGGAGGGCCTTGTCACGGGGAATTCAGCAGATGCATCAAGGAAAGGGTTCAGAATTGTTCGGCATCTTATTGAAGCCTCTCTAGTGGAACCTGTTGATGGTGTTTCAATTAAAATGCATGACTTGATAAGGGATTTGGCATCATGGATCATCTTATCAGAAGAAGGATCCTTGGATTTCTTGGTGGGAAGGAAATTTAACAAAGTTAGGAACCAAGAGCTGATGTTGGAACCAAGGACAATATCAATAGCAAAGAGCCCCCAAAAGTTGCCCAGGGTAGAAAATTGCCTCCTGTCAAAAGCTGGGGCAGGTTTACTATTGCCACCAGAAGAAAGTGAATAGGAAGAAGCCGAGATGATATTTCTCATGAATAATGACATTTCAAAGCTACCCGAGGAGCTAAATTGCCGCAAGTTAAAGATGTTGTTCCTTCAAAAACATAGACGTCTTACAACTATACCTGCATCATTTTTCAACGGCATGCCTTGTCTACAAGTTGTGAATCTATCCAAGACAAATATAAGATAGTTACCATCGTCACTTTACAATTTAAGTGGGCTCCAAGCGCTAATTCTTCACCATTGCCCATGCTTATTTGAAATTTCTCCCAGAATTGGGGATGTAAAGTCCACAGAGATTATTGATCTGACAGGTACTGAGATTTATAGCCTACCCGATAGCATTGACAAATTATCATCTCTCAAGCATCTTAATATATCTTTTTATGAATACGGATGACAAGAGGTTTCATAATAACCACACAAATTTGGTTCCTTAT contains:
- the LOC113710015 gene encoding probable disease resistance protein At4g27220; protein product: MVQKIIECLEDDKHRRIGIYGNGGIGKTIVIKALFSAPEIKDKFDFFIQVTISRYWSRKKIQLEIARQIELSMEDIQSADELASINLESHSRLVVATRSVHICKNVASDRQIEVGALSWKKAWNLFQEQVEGVINSPSVRPRAEVIVSECGGLPLMIIVIGKALATEIDVSGWRLVMSNLLSVTGLESGDIDEALFQKLKVGYDKLHDYDLKCCFLYCVLFPEDHNIEIIELINYWIQEGLVTGNSADASRKGFRIVRHLIEASLVEPVDGVSIKMHDLIRDLASWIILSEEGSLDFLVGRKFNKVRNQELMLEPRTISIAKSPQKLPRVENCLLSKAGAGLLLPPEESE